The genomic window TTGATTAGGTGGTTCAATGTAAGTTCTGCCAGGCAGTACTTCCCTGTGCCTGCTTACAGCATGGGTATAGCGTTTCATTCCATCGATAATAGTGTTTTTTTCTTTATCCAGCAAGATTACGTTGCTATGTTTGCCCATTATTTCAATTACTAATTGTTTTGCTTTAAGCTGTCCTAATTCATCTAGGGCTTCGATAGTAATAATTAACTGCCTTTCTAAGTTTTGCTGCTGCAAAGCAATAATTTTTCCGCCTTCTAAATGCTTTCTCAAAACCATACAAAATATTGGAGGGTTTAAGGGATTGGGAAAATTGACAGAAGTTAAATGAATTCGGCAGTTATAAGCATGAGTTGAAATCACTAATTTATAGTTACCTGAGCGTTGGCGAATATGTAAAATCAATAAGTCAGCATTAGGTTGATATATTTTATCAATCCGTCCTGCTAATAATTTATCTGTTAACTCTTCCTTGACTGTAGACATGACAAATCCATCAAAAGCCATAAATTTTCTCCTTAGTATAACATTTTTACCTTATTGTAGCTAATAATTTTAACTGCTGCAACTTATAGGTCATGTTTATATTCCTACTGGAATATGATACTAAAGGTGGAAGTCCTTACTTGGAGGTGGAGTCATGAGGGAAATAAAGTGGTTTCAGCTTGATGTCAGCAAAGTATTATCAATACTTGGCAGCGACCTGGAGCAGGGGCTAAGTAGCAAAGAAGCTCAAATAAGGTTAGATGAGGTTGGACCTAATTTACTTCAACAAAGAAAAAAAATAGCGCCCTTGTACATTTTTTTAGAACAATTTAAAGATTTTATGGTATTAGTTCTAATTGCTGCAGCCTTAGTTTCTGGTATGCTGGGAGAAATTGCTGATGCCATAACTATTTTGGCCATTATAATATTGAATGCAATTTTAGGCTTTGTGCAAGAGTTTAGGGCAGAGAAATCTATGGAAGCATTAAAAAATTTGGCTGCTCCTACAGCTACTGTGCTTCGGGATGGAAAAATTCAATCAATCGCAGCCAGAGATTTAGTTCCTGGTGATGTTATTGAATTAGAAGCTGGGGATCGTATACCTGCTGATGCCCGGATTTTAGAAGCGGTTAACATGGAAATCGATGAATCCCTTCTAACTGGTGAATCACAAACAGTCAGCAAAGAAAACAAAATACTTGAAGAAGATGCTGGCCTTGCTGATCAAAAAAACATGGTGTTTTCTGGAACTGCTGTTGCCACTGGTCGTGCCAGAGCAGTTGTAGTTGCAACTGGAATGCATAGTGAAATGGGTAAAATTGCGGGAATGATGCAAAGTGTGGAAGAAGAAGAGACACCTTTGCAAAAGCGGTTGGCTCAGTTGGGCAAATGGCTGGTTGTTTTTTGTTTATTAATTTGTGCCCTTGTTGTTCTAACGGGTATTCTGAGAGGCGAACCTATCTATCAAATGTTTTTAACAGGAGTCAGCTTGGCAGTTGCGGCAATTCCAGAGGGGCTGCCGGCCATTGTAACGGTTGCTTTAGCTTTAGGTGTGCAAAAAATGATTAAAAGAAATGCTATTGTACGTAAATTAACAGCTGTAGAAACTTTAGGCTGTGCTACAGTTATTTGTTCTGATAAAACAGGAACCCTAACCCAAAATGAAATGACTGCTCGAGAAATTTTTTGTAGCGGAAAGATAATTAAGATAACCGGTCAAGGCTATGAGCCCCGGGGTATTTTTCAATGGCAAAACGAAATTTATGATTATAACTCAGATCAAACTTTAAATCGACTGCTTAAAACTTGCGCTCTTTGTAACAATGCCCAGTTGAAAGAACCAAAGAAAAATGGAATCTTTGCGCGAGAAGGGAAAAAAGAAAATTGGCAGATTGTAGGGGATCCTACAGAAGGAGCTTTATTAGTTGCAGCGGCCAAAGGTAATTTATTAAGAGAAAAAATTGAACAGCGAGAACAAAGGGTTTGGGAAATACCTTTTGATTCAGACCGAAGAAGAATGTCCGTTGTTTATCAAAATACGGAAAACAAACTAGGCTCAAAGATTGTTTATGTTAAAGGGGCTCCCGATATAATTTTAAATTTATGCCAGAATGTTGAAATGGATGGAAACTCTATTCCCTTAACAACAGATGCTAGACAGAAAATTTTACAGGAAAATGATCGAATGGCCGCCGAAGCTTTAAGGGTTCTGGGGGTTGCCTACAGGAAGCTGGAAGGGAACGAAGGAGAAGAAATGGAGGACCTAGAATCTAAGTTAACTTTCCTAGGTTTAATTGGTATGATTGATCCTCCACGACCTTCTGCCGTCAAAGCTATAGGCGTATGTAAAAATGCAGGTATAAAAACAGCTATGATTACAGGGGATCATCAGGTAACTGCTCAAGCTGTTGCTCAAGAATTAGGTTTGGCTGTTAGCCCAGACCAAGTTATAACAGGTAAAGAATTGGATCAGTTAAGTGATGATGAATTAAACGAAAGAGTGAATAATTTAGCAGTATATGCTAGGGTTTCACCTAAACATAAGCTGCGGATTGTAAAAGCTCTTAAATACAACGGTCAGGTTGTAGCTATGACAGGTGACGGAGTTAATGATGCCCCAGCCGTAAAAGAGGCTGATATCGGTGTAGCCATGGGGAAGACAGGGACAGATGTAACGAAAGAAGCTTCTGCTATGGTTTTGGCGGATGATAATTTTGCTACTATTGTGGCGGCAGTTGAAGAAGGCAGAGCTATTTATGATAATATTCGCAAATTCATTCGCTATTTATTAGCCTGTAATGTAGGCGAAGTTTTAACCATGTTTTTAGGGGTCTTATTTTCTCTGCCCTTACCCCTTTTACCAATTCAGATTTTATGGGTTAATCTAGTCACTGATGGCCTGCCGGCATTAGCTTTAGGAGTGGATGATGCAGATGAGGATATTATGCAGCGTAAACCTAGGCATCCGAAGGAAAGTATTTTTTCTCATGGCTTATGGGCAAAGATAATCATCAGCGGTTTGGAAATAGGCTTGGGAACTCTGCTTGTCTTTGGGCTGGCAATCTATTTAAGTAATGGTGATCTGGTTTTAGCTAGGGCCATGGCGTTTACAACTCTGGTAATTTATCAATTATTCTATGTCTTTGATTGTAAATCAGAAAAGCATTCGGTTTTTGAAATAGGTATATTGAAAAATCCGTATTTAGTGCTGGCTGTTTTATGTTCTCTACTCATGCAATTAGCAGTTGTTTATATTCCTGCCCTGCAGCCAATATTTAAAACAACCTCTTTAAATGCTTATCATTGGCTATTGATTTTATTGCTGCCAGGTGGAAAAATGTTCTTAAAAGCTATTGCTCATTACATAGTTAAACCTATTTGCCGTAAATTAATTTATCTTAAAGCATAATTATCTTAGATAACAATCTTACTGTTGACAGTAAATTGCATTCTATGTTACTATTACCACAACTTTTTTAGAATTGTAAAAAATTATATTGTTTTTAATGAAGGGACATACTTCTTTGTGGGAACATTGAAGTTGTCCCCTATTTTCAATTTAGAGGTTCTAGGTGTAAGCTTAGCCTTAAGGTGGAGATGAAAAAATGAAATTTACGAAAATGCATGGCTTGGGTAATGATTTTATTATTATTGAAGAAAAAGAACTTAGTCAGGATACAAAGCTGCCTGAACTGGCGGTACAGCTTTGTAACCGCCATTTTGGTATAGGGGCAGATGGTTTAATTATAGTACTTCCTTCCGATACTGCTGATATTCAAATGCGGATTATAAATTCCGATGGCAGTGAACCTGAAATGTGTGGTAATGGTATTAGGTGTTTTGCTAAATACGTTTATGAGCAAGGTATTGTAAGTTCGCCTAAAATAAAAGTTCAAACTTTAGCAGGTATTATAGTACCAAGTTTAGAAGTTATAGAAGGAGAAATAACCGGAATTTGTGTGGATATGGGAGAGCCTTGTTTGACACGTTCTAAAATTCCTATGTTAGGAGAACCGGGACAAGCTACAACTGATTATCTCAATATTGATGGCAAACAGTATAAAATAACAGCTGTTTCCATGGGAAATCCCCACTGCGTTATCTATGTAGATAACATTTCCGCTGTACCCTTGGAAGAATTGGGTCGCAAAATCGAAACTCACCCTATTTTCCCTAAGAAAACCAATGTGGAATTTGTGCAGAAAATAAACAACAATGAAGTAATGATGAAAGTCTGGGAGCGGGGAGCTGGCGTAACATTAGCCTGTGGCACAGGTGCATGTGCAGTTGCTGTTGCTGGAGTTTTAAATAATGTTAATGGACGGAAAGTTACTGTTCATTTAGCAGCAGGAAATTTAGAGATAAATTGGGATGAAGAGAATAACCACGTTTATATGACTGGTCCAGCAGAAACTGTCTTTACTGGCGATTATTATGTAGGAGGAAACAAGAATGAAAGAAGCTCA from Bacillota bacterium LX-D includes these protein-coding regions:
- the dapF gene encoding diaminopimelate epimerase is translated as MKFTKMHGLGNDFIIIEEKELSQDTKLPELAVQLCNRHFGIGADGLIIVLPSDTADIQMRIINSDGSEPEMCGNGIRCFAKYVYEQGIVSSPKIKVQTLAGIIVPSLEVIEGEITGICVDMGEPCLTRSKIPMLGEPGQATTDYLNIDGKQYKITAVSMGNPHCVIYVDNISAVPLEELGRKIETHPIFPKKTNVEFVQKINNNEVMMKVWERGAGVTLACGTGACAVAVAGVLNNVNGRKVTVHLAAGNLEINWDEENNHVYMTGPAETVFTGDYYVGGNKNERSSKN
- a CDS encoding calcium-transporting P-type ATPase, PMR1-type yields the protein MREIKWFQLDVSKVLSILGSDLEQGLSSKEAQIRLDEVGPNLLQQRKKIAPLYIFLEQFKDFMVLVLIAAALVSGMLGEIADAITILAIIILNAILGFVQEFRAEKSMEALKNLAAPTATVLRDGKIQSIAARDLVPGDVIELEAGDRIPADARILEAVNMEIDESLLTGESQTVSKENKILEEDAGLADQKNMVFSGTAVATGRARAVVVATGMHSEMGKIAGMMQSVEEEETPLQKRLAQLGKWLVVFCLLICALVVLTGILRGEPIYQMFLTGVSLAVAAIPEGLPAIVTVALALGVQKMIKRNAIVRKLTAVETLGCATVICSDKTGTLTQNEMTAREIFCSGKIIKITGQGYEPRGIFQWQNEIYDYNSDQTLNRLLKTCALCNNAQLKEPKKNGIFAREGKKENWQIVGDPTEGALLVAAAKGNLLREKIEQREQRVWEIPFDSDRRRMSVVYQNTENKLGSKIVYVKGAPDIILNLCQNVEMDGNSIPLTTDARQKILQENDRMAAEALRVLGVAYRKLEGNEGEEMEDLESKLTFLGLIGMIDPPRPSAVKAIGVCKNAGIKTAMITGDHQVTAQAVAQELGLAVSPDQVITGKELDQLSDDELNERVNNLAVYARVSPKHKLRIVKALKYNGQVVAMTGDGVNDAPAVKEADIGVAMGKTGTDVTKEASAMVLADDNFATIVAAVEEGRAIYDNIRKFIRYLLACNVGEVLTMFLGVLFSLPLPLLPIQILWVNLVTDGLPALALGVDDADEDIMQRKPRHPKESIFSHGLWAKIIISGLEIGLGTLLVFGLAIYLSNGDLVLARAMAFTTLVIYQLFYVFDCKSEKHSVFEIGILKNPYLVLAVLCSLLMQLAVVYIPALQPIFKTTSLNAYHWLLILLLPGGKMFLKAIAHYIVKPICRKLIYLKA